One part of the Gaiellales bacterium genome encodes these proteins:
- a CDS encoding flagellar motor protein, whose product MKAITAIGIACAFGALFVSAILEGTNPVAFLNIPALILITGGTAGATMASTNFRAFMTAPKAAIMSFKGSSIDSASSIGLMVELSEKARRNGLLALEEDVAKIDDAYTRKGLQLVVDGTDSDLVAAILEAEVDGLAARHQLVAGLFATAGGFAPTVGIIGTVMGLIHVLENLAAPSTLGPAISGAFIATLYGVSSANLMFLPIGNKLKEMSSVEVNHRMMILDAILSIQAGDNPRVLSEKLEAFVAPADRGKNADGATSSAELREAA is encoded by the coding sequence ATGAAGGCAATCACCGCAATCGGCATCGCATGCGCGTTCGGCGCGCTCTTCGTGTCCGCCATCCTCGAGGGCACGAACCCGGTCGCGTTCCTGAACATCCCGGCGCTCATCCTCATCACCGGCGGCACCGCCGGGGCGACGATGGCGTCCACGAACTTTCGCGCGTTCATGACCGCGCCGAAGGCCGCGATCATGTCGTTCAAGGGCTCCTCGATCGACTCCGCGAGCTCCATCGGCCTGATGGTCGAGCTGTCCGAGAAGGCGCGCCGAAACGGCCTGCTGGCCCTCGAGGAGGACGTCGCCAAGATCGACGACGCCTACACCCGCAAGGGCCTGCAGCTGGTCGTCGACGGCACCGACTCCGACCTCGTCGCCGCCATCCTGGAGGCCGAGGTCGACGGCCTCGCCGCCCGCCACCAGCTGGTGGCCGGGCTGTTCGCCACGGCCGGCGGCTTCGCCCCGACCGTCGGCATCATCGGCACCGTCATGGGCCTCATCCACGTGCTCGAGAACCTGGCCGCGCCCTCCACCCTCGGCCCCGCCATCTCGGGCGCGTTCATCGCCACCCTCTACGGCGTGTCGAGCGCGAACCTGATGTTCCTGCCGATCGGCAACAAGCTCAAGGAGATGTCCTCGGTCGAGGTCAACCACCGCATGATGATCCTCGACGCCATCCTGTCGATCCAGGCCGGCGACAACCCGCGCGTCCTGTCCGAGAAGCTCGAGGCGTTCGTCGCCCCGGCCGACCGCGGCAAGAACGCCGACGGCGCCACGTCGTCCGCGGAACTGCGGGAGGCGGCGTGA